The Salvelinus namaycush isolate Seneca chromosome 5, SaNama_1.0, whole genome shotgun sequence genome segment TTTCAGAGCGAGctagtgagggatggagagagaggggggaggggcacagtataggcaggtcgACCAACAGGCAGAGAGTCAGAACCGTGCACCAGGCCTAGGCTATCTATCGGCAATCAAAAGCTCTATCTCGCAATTTCTTGGCCTGCAATGTCTCGCAACTTCAGTAAAGCAGGGCCGGATCATCAATGAATAAGCTAggatagagatgagagagatgcaACACGTCACTCTCACACAGTATCGGCACATATGCATGGGTTCGCTTCACACCGTTTACTTTCTGGatctacataaaaataaaaataaatatttttcagTTAGGGATCCCAATTTCTTTAACATTTAAACTTTCACACCCCTATTGCAGACAAAGTTGCAAAACAGTATTAGCCTCAAGGATATTAGGGCATGAATGACAAGTGAATTATTACGGTTCAGAGTTCCtgtttgttttcatttcagtTTGGTTTGTTTTAGTCATTTAAGATAAAGCTCACTGCCGTGACAGTTCACTTGAGTAATTATCTCATTCAGCTGGTTCATTTGATTCATTATGACTGAAGATCAGTGATTAGATGATTCCTAATGTTTTCAATTATCTAACGTAGAAAATAACAACTGAGCTCTGTTAAGTTACCTAAGTTAATGTGGCCTATGTAGTTACTAATTAACAGGCTAGAAGCAGAAGTACAAGTACAGAGAAACACCCTGTGATAGGAAGTAGTTAAGAGTACTTGTTACCTTCAAGGACTTTTGTTGGTTTTTGTTAGTCATTCGATAACACACACACGAAATCCTAACCTTCCTGTGAAAGGCCCAATTTAAACAGCGTGTAAACAACCCGGAGGACAAACAGTTCACAGAGAGAACGCCCAAGACGTGTTAGTATCAGGGCCAGTGGCCTGTTATCACATAATGACTGCAATGTAAACAGAGCGACCAAAATAAACCTAATACACAATGCATGATGCACCACAAAAGACCAACCACAGAGTGGGGGAACAATCGATTATGCGACTTCCTTCTGCTCAGTATTGCTTCAGTGGGAAAAAGATGGCGAAGATCAGAAAATACCAGCTGTTTGAAGTAGGCTAGCTCATGGGGGGCCTAGTGGGAAGCTAGTGAGCACACAGGAATGCACAAAAGCAGATGGATAGTCTGAACAGGCAAATTGTCATGTGGGTACTGGGTAACAATAGCCTACTGTTCATCTTTTGGTCGATATCTTTCCGTTATGTCCTGTTTCAACCAATAAAATATTGATCATTGCGCCTAACAGCACTGGGTGCAAATTTGAAGTAAAACACCATATCTGTTTTTTGCTCTTTTAAAAATAGGTGACGTACTAGACTCGTTTCCACTCCAATTCAACATAATTTGTGGTAATCTGTCCTTTAGACTGCATACAGTAATCTCCTTCTAGAATTATTACTGACAAGCACATAAGCGCCACAGTGCAGTATTACATAACACGTTTTCCATTTTATATATTAGAAGGTATGCTCATAAGCCACTACCTGGATATCTGTATATCAGCCCCAGGCCTCAGTGCTCCAGTGGGGATGTCACCAGACTGCCTCTGAGCTTCGAAGTCTCCTTGAGTCTGTCTCGACTGCTGTGCAATACACATGGATTAGATCAAATCTGATTAAATCAAGCTTGGTGGTTTTGTTTTCTCTTGCCAAAAGGGGCTGTCTTTTTAGATGCTACACAGCCTTTGTAGTAAATCTTGCTGTGATCCCCACTTGACTCTAGGGGTCAGTGTTCATATTCTAACAAAAACGTTCCCATGTAGGCGGATGAGTAAATAAACTTGATTCAAACGGCTCATCCACGACTTTATTAAAGCATGCACATTCCCCCCAAAATATTACATAATGTAGGCTAGCCTGGCCAATATAAACTGGGCATAAATTGATGTTTTACAAGTCAATCCTTATGGATGGATCGAAATGTACAGAATGGTTACccaggcctacctgtttgacagactaaattaggctataggctgctataatcatttgtgtggtattaaaaaagattatgtagaattgcatgacattATAATAAAAATTACTTTTTTTCCCTCGGACCTGCAAATACAATAATAGATTCACGCAATGATTTTACTATGAAGGAGAACTTTCTATCCCTACTGTTGTCCATGGTGTCTGCCAACCCATAACCTTCTGGCCCGCAGCCCTGTGCGCTATAAAGAATTCCTGCGTTGCCCTGTAATGCTCTGGTCTCTCCAAGACATGAGGGTAAACGGtaggcatgttctctgctatccactttgttttaattattattttggttaTAGGGGATggtcactttaaaaaaaaaatttgaacGTTCAGTGAGGGAttaggtaaaatatattttgcttaAGGGAGGGCCATCCAGTTTCATTTCAGAGGAGGTccgattttctccatgtaacccttattaCAAATAATGTTCACTCCCTTACCTGCATGTTTTCTCTGAGGTCGGTGGCTTCCCTTAGTGGCAGTATGGCTGTCTTGAAGATGTCGTCCACAGCCTTGATGACCAGCACCCTCATGGTGGCGTACTCCCGACTTCTCTTGCCCTTACGCACAGACAGTCCCCTCTTGTGAGGCTTGCCCCCGCCCCTTCGGTTGGTGATGGCCACATGGACAAACAGCCAGGCGTGGGGAAGGACTTCCCCCGTTAGCGATTGTAACGGTGTGTGCCGGAATCCCGGCTGGAGACACTCGAAGGGGATTGTGTACTGGCCGATGAACTCATCGCCAATGTAGTCATCATCAAGCACCACGAAGCGCACCATGGCCAGCTCAGGTAGGTTGATCTGAAACTCAAAGCTTTCGTCAAACAGTGGGTTCTCCCCATTCTGATTGACAGTTTTAGTCCTTTGCTCTGCACAATCAGCAGGGATGCCATGGATCTCCACATAGACGTAAGGGTCAACAACATCTCCTTTGGCGCCTgagcctttgggtttggggaagTTTTGTCCACTTATGATCTTTATGTGCAAGAGCTGAGGAGACACACCAGGCACTGAGTCTTTAGTGTTGGCACTGAAATATGACACCTGCTCCCTCATTATGGCTGGTCGCAACACATAACCACAGTTCCCATTCTGACGGAACCAGCCAATGTTTAGGTCCATCATCAGGCCGGGGGTCTGGTAGTTCATTGCTACGATCTGGCAACCACACTTCCAGAAGTCCTGAGGGTTCATGTTACTGGAGTCAATCCGCATTGGGCTGGGGTAGACTCTCGCCAATAATTTCTTGTTGTAGTTAACAAAGTCGCCTGGGAATTCACTGGCACAGCGACTGGCAAAAACCTCATTGAACGAGCAAAGTTCCCAGTGCCTCTGGCTTTGGAAAGCTGTTGGGAAGTCTTTGAACGCAATCGATTTACACAACGTTACCAGGTCAGAGAGGTCCTTGGAAAGCTGGAACTTTTTCAGTGGGATGCTCTGTTGTTCATTGGCTTCAATGTTCATTCTTTGGGACATCTCAGCCCCCTCATCCTCATCAGTCACTTCGCCCTCCGAGCTAATGCAGATCGTGCCCAGCTTCTTCCCCTTCAGCAGGATTTTACACTTGAGGTCAAAGGGTGAGGGCAGGTAGCTGTCCTCAGATGACGGTGGATCCATGTGAATCTTATCACCAAGAATCTTTTTCAAGTGCTGAAACATGACCCTCTGCTGCTTTAAGGAGCAGTGGTTCTCCAGACACAATATCACGGGAAAGTCAGATGCAACAAAGGCATATTTGTTGATGACGTCACAGACACTGCGGAAGACTATCTGCGAGGTCATTGTGTGGCCAGTGTAAATGACAGGCTCATTATCTGGTCCATCCCAGACATCTAGTTCTACGCTACGACAGCCCATCTTGAGGGCACGGATGTAGCCTGTAACGTCAGAGGGGCCTCTAAACTGATCCTCGATCAGGTATGTGTTGTGGGAAGCGTTGATGTAATAGTGGGACAAGGGCTGGTTCATGTCCTGACACACTGCTTTTTGTTCAGGGTCAAAGATGTGGCACTCTGGCGACATGAGATAATTGGTAAACCCATCAAGGGAGAGCCAGCCCTTGAGCTGCCCCTCTTTAGAAGGTTCATAGCTCTGAATGACCTCCAGACTGGTGTCTTCACTTACTTGTGCCATACCCTGTTCAGCCTCCAGAAACATAGTTAAGTCCTTGGTATCTAGAAATTCCTTGTTGCTAGAGAACTGGACAAGAAGGAAATACATTTCTGGTCTTGTGCAAAGGTCATGAAAGACTTCAATGAACTCCTCCTTAGTCACACCACATCCCACCTTATCCTTAGATTTGTGAAACTCCTTGAACTTGAGTTCAATCTTCATATTTTTGAGACCAGGGTTTAGGTTTTTAATTAGCTGAACAGCAGCACATAGACTGATGTGCTTGCTGTTGTTGGCATCAGCCTCCTCAAAGAGGTCACCGAGCCAGGAGGAGCGCATGTTGTTCTGGTTGCTTTCAATCATATTCAAGGTGTGTTTCCCATAGGATATCAGGTATCTAAGCCCGGTCACCCATATGTTGGCCATATCGGCAGAGTTTGCAACCAAGTCCAAAGACTCATAGTTCTCCCCATAGATGATTGAGAAGGCACAGTCCTCTGATATCTGATCATATATTCCGTTGGTCCTAAAAGTTTCGGTGTTTCTCCCTGTCCGCACCTCTTTGATGGACTTGACATCAATTTTGGCTTTCTCTGACTCTTTTTTGGAGGGTTCCCACCTTAGAGACTGCATGTCGGCATCCAGGAGGAAGTAGCGGTGGTAAACGCGGGAGTTGGAGCGGACCTTCTTCAGTTCAGAGCCGTCCACCATGGCGTTGATGCAGTCGTTCGCACTGCTGATCTTCTTCTCAGTGGGCATGCTGCTGAACGAAACCGTCTTCTTCCTCTCTTTGCGCTGCCTCGAGCCATCCTAAGGAAGAGAAAAGAAAAAACCTGATCTGTAAACCAGTAGAAAATAAGTATATCACTTTAAATTTAGAGGTAAAAAGAGGAGCTGAATACTCTTTCAATCACTTCTCTGAGCAGGAAGCAAAATATTTGATTTGAGATATACTATAGGCCAACTGAAAACGTGGGAGTGGGGGTATTCCCGACTCTGTATGACTAAGCATTGGCGCATGTGTCTGGATATTGAAATCGGTTGATTATTTCACTGCCATGTGCGAAATCTATTTAACTCCTTAGCATTCCTTGATGATTGGAGCTGCCTAATGTCAGTGTTTGACTTCTAACTGCATTATCGTGAGCATTGCTTTTCAGAGCGAAAACTATTTACTAGATCTCTATAAAACAGTATTTTACCACTCAGGCTTAACCCCTGAGGAACTATGTATTCATTAATTAAGCAGTTTCAGATGACCAAAAAGAACACTGATATAATTTCTTAAAATAGCCATGAGGAGCTTTGTGAAGTATAAAACATAATGTTCAAATATTGGGCATAATGCAGCGGTATGGCAGCCTGCTAATTCTCTTTGTCCATGTTGCTGCTGGTGATGGCAGGCCTTTATGGTCTAGAGGTCATCAATGTTTCCTTTTCAGCCCTACCTCTCAGAGCCCAGAGGGAGAGAACTATCGAACTAAACTTGGCTCAATAAAGAAAATAATTACAACATTTCTGTGAAATGCGTGCAGTTAAATTCTTGACTCTGTGGAAGCAAGTCACACTCAGATCAAAGAGGAAGAGGCCAGTACATGGGATACAATCAGTTGGGcttaggcagtagggatggggatTTGAAATAATTTCACTATATGAATAGTATCATTATTTTTGTCATTTATTTGGATATTCTAAATACATGTGCACGTTTTTAACATGAGCACTGCTGCTGCGCGAGGGAGAGAGGCTCAAAACATtttattggtcgtgtacacagatttgcagatgttattgtaggtgcagtgaaatgcttgtgtttctagctccaacagcgcagtaatacctagcaataaaaaataaaagacaatccggaaaaataaagaaatatcagaacgagcaacgTCAGAGACTGGAATATtacagacaggagagaagagagaaagagatatctCGGCTATAGCCAAGAGTAGCTAACTTGTAGCAGCCACAATGTTATGTATCATCCCATACAACagtacctgtcttgactggaGCAGCCTAGAgaagctatagctagctaggctaaattcTGCGCTTTCTCCGCAACCCCATTCAAATAAAACAatagcctacctgttggttgctcgttgtagcctactccttctcatttgGGAACTTTTAATTCCATAATTGTATTCCATCTTGCATTGAATTAGTGAACACTCACTCCACTTGCTACATATTGAGCCTTCGTTGCCACTTTGATTGGCCAACATAAAACAACAAGCTACACACGACACCTGAAGGCTACCGGTCGGCTACCTGTCTTTTTATGGGGAGCAGGCAGCACAACATTTTAAGATGAATTACATCCTCTAAGGAGCTATTCTAATGTCTATAAATATTTGACCTTGGATAAGTGCTTCATACTGAAACTATAGGCTGTAGAGAGCATAAAATAACTCGGCCGAGAGGGAACATAAACAATTGTAATTGTGGATCAATTAATGCATCACGTCTCACtctaatatacagtatctactgctgtacatattcttagtatatcttgtttaaattcatcaagtgtatatatgtatacattgcacttggattactgttacagtgctattcGGGTTCGTTCCGACATTTTGAGGGGATtatttgacattttactgcattgttaggcgCTAGTAACAttagcatttcactgcacccaatataacatctgctaaactgtgtacgcatCCAATAAACTGATTTGATGAGATGCTAACAAAGAGGTCAAAGTACAGTTGAGAGCAGCATACCATATATATGGTGCGTCACACGATGTGAAGAACAATGGTTGTTGACATATCTTTTATGTTACCTTGAAGGAACTCCTTGAACAATTGTGTTGCTCGACTTAAGGTGCCTGTCACAGTGCATTATGGGTGAACCACAATGAGTCCCCCCCTAAAAAGGATATAGCCCACACAGATCTAGTAGTTTGTTGGCCACGTGCGTGACATTTCCCAAGAAGTCCGTGTCATTGTTCTGTTCCAGCACTTTATTTTCAACCTTCATCCAGATTCAAGCTGAACTAAATAAAACATGTATTCTGCATCAATTGACTAGCATCAGATGAAGTCTTCAATGCACGCTGAAAGTGCCTGACTTATGAATGAATAGATTCCATTTGCTGATGAAAAGATTCATGACATTACTAAGAGGTTCCAATTTGTTTTCACCCAATACATTGATGCCTTTTTTTAAGGCCAGCTGGAAGTTGAAAATGGGCATTCAACATAAAAAGACATGCGGGCGGCTAGTTCCTCATATAAGTTGTTTATACTGAAAACAACAGCATGCATATGGTGCTTCAGATGTGGGGAAGCCTTTAGCGTCCATCGTCCTGCAACCAAAGCACTGTCATCCCTGATCGAATGGCCTGCGACGTTCAATGTCCCAAGGCCTGCCATGTGATCTTGCCCGCGCTTGTGTGCACTTACTAAGAGTAATGGCTCTCATGAAAGTCTGTTCTTCACCCCCAGGGCAAAGTCCATTGAAAATGTAATATCTTCGGGCCAAGAAAAATCTGACTTCTCCTTTTTGTAGAGTATCTAGTTTTGTCAAACCTGTTCTTAAATAGAAGAGTTGAATGACAAAACTTTAATATTCAGCAGTTAATGTCTATGATTGACTATGAACAACGCCAAatatatacagaacaaaaaatatgtttcatgagctaaaataagatcccagaaatgttccatacacaggcttatttctctcaaattttgtgcacaaatttgtttacatccctgtcagtgagcatttctcctttgccaagataatccatccacctgccaggtgtggcatatcaagaagctgattaaacagcatgatcattacacaggtacagttttgccacacaatgacacagatgtctcaagttgagggagtgtggaattggaatgctgactgcaggaatgtccaccagatctgttgccagataatttaaaatgttcatttctctaccataaactgcctccaaagttgttttagagaatttggcagtacgtccaacggCCTTACAACCGTATGATGTCGtgtggcgagcggtttgctgatgtcaactttatgaacagagtgccccatgatggcggtggggttatggtatgggcaggcataagcaacggattttatcaatggcaatttgaatgcacagagataccatgacgagatcctgaggcccattgttgtgccattcatccaccaccatcacctcatgtttcagcatgataatgcacgaccCTATGTcggaaggatctgtacacaattcctggaagctggaaatgtcccagttcttccatggcctgcatactcaccacacGTCACAATTGAGCATGTTAGGGATGCTCTGGATAGACGTGTACGAtagcgtgttccagtttccgacaatttccagcaacttcgcacagccattgaagaagagtgggacaacattccacaatcaacagtctgatcaactctatgcgaaggagatttgTCACGTTGTGTGAggtcacaccagatacagacTTGTTTTCTGATCCACGACTCTAccattaaggtgtctgtgaccaacagatgcatatctgtattcccagtcatgtgaaatacatagttTAGGgtctaattaatttatttcaaatgactgatttccttatatgaagtgtaactcaataaaaatctttaaaaattgttgcatgttgcatttatatatattttttcagtgtaTTCCTATCAACCATGTTGAATGGCAAGATAGTTTGAGTAGAAATTCTAACATGCTTTGCTGATGAAGAAAATTCAATTAAAATTTTTGTCAAACGGTTGCATAGCCTAGTGTTTCAGTTGATTTTGTTGTAACACTTGAGGTTTGGACACCAATTCTATTATGCTATAAGATTTAGCTAAATAAGAATCACAGGTGAGTACACTACAGACTTCATAGCCTACAAACAATAGTAGGAAAGGTCACATTTTCTTTAGTACGGTATATGAAAGTGTTGACCTGTCTGATGCTGTGGTTCTCCGCCCTGGTGAAAGAATAGCAACAAGCATCCTGACATTTTATCTATTCTAGTCAGCTACTTCCTGCCCCTCGCTCTCAGGCTTGAGGTTCAAATGAGACAAAGGGAAGGCCACAGTAAGCCATGATTGGACTGAAAAAGACAGACAAGCCTCTGCAGGCAGCGCTAGAGCTTTTCTTTCATTCTATAGGTCTGCAGGTGTACACTGAGAGGGTTAAACAAAGGTGCAACTCAAAGTATTTCATGTTCAAAACAGTGCTGGGCGACATGTTCAGAGATATAGGACTACATCACAGAGAAATGAAAAGATCCTCCAATACACTCTATAGGTCTACATCTCAATTGTATGACCGGATTCCAAAACGTAAACCATCGCAAAAATGTTTGGGTGGTATGGTCCACAGATTATAGCATATGTATCTTCTACCTTTGAGAAAGCTTCAGTATTCATATGAATAAGTGCCGATTGTGATGAAGAACTGCTGGTGAGCTATTTTGTTTAACACCATTACTGACAGAGGTCTAAACTTCACTGTAACCCCCACTCGTCTGGTCTTGTAGAAAAATGACTGCAGAGAAAACACTGTCCAACAAGAAATCAGCACATCTTTCGTTTACAACCTATACATTAGCAGTTGGCACATCTTTACAAGCCACACAT includes the following:
- the LOC120048379 gene encoding inactive phospholipase C-like protein 2, whose product is MAEFGENGGSSPSNTGDSVALPSDKKDGKTQCEVSVFNGDCGNGDCGIPADMVGSETLPDSPGLETANNSSVGLDSKPGIPRRSSIIKDGSRQRKERKKTVSFSSMPTEKKISSANDCINAMVDGSELKKVRSNSRVYHRYFLLDADMQSLRWEPSKKESEKAKIDVKSIKEVRTGRNTETFRTNGIYDQISEDCAFSIIYGENYESLDLVANSADMANIWVTGLRYLISYGKHTLNMIESNQNNMRSSWLGDLFEEADANNSKHISLCAAVQLIKNLNPGLKNMKIELKFKEFHKSKDKVGCGVTKEEFIEVFHDLCTRPEMYFLLVQFSSNKEFLDTKDLTMFLEAEQGMAQVSEDTSLEVIQSYEPSKEGQLKGWLSLDGFTNYLMSPECHIFDPEQKAVCQDMNQPLSHYYINASHNTYLIEDQFRGPSDVTGYIRALKMGCRSVELDVWDGPDNEPVIYTGHTMTSQIVFRSVCDVINKYAFVASDFPVILCLENHCSLKQQRVMFQHLKKILGDKIHMDPPSSEDSYLPSPFDLKCKILLKGKKLGTICISSEGEVTDEDEGAEMSQRMNIEANEQQSIPLKKFQLSKDLSDLVTLCKSIAFKDFPTAFQSQRHWELCSFNEVFASRCASEFPGDFVNYNKKLLARVYPSPMRIDSSNMNPQDFWKCGCQIVAMNYQTPGLMMDLNIGWFRQNGNCGYVLRPAIMREQVSYFSANTKDSVPGVSPQLLHIKIISGQNFPKPKGSGAKGDVVDPYVYVEIHGIPADCAEQRTKTVNQNGENPLFDESFEFQINLPELAMVRFVVLDDDYIGDEFIGQYTIPFECLQPGFRHTPLQSLTGEVLPHAWLFVHVAITNRRGGGKPHKRGLSVRKGKRSREYATMRVLVIKAVDDIFKTAILPLREATDLRENMQNAIVPFKELCGLSAVANLKQCILALSSRLTGADNNPLLVFNLKDQYPTMEPQGQLPDVLKKVVTTYDMMIQTSKTLLENSEGVYDRILLTQKAAMEFHENLHDMAVKEGLKGRKLAKAVESFTWNITILKGQADLLKHAKSEVQENLKQIHYAALTCNLSKDGPSGSTAGSESRTRPHSLDAIPEKATGEDELSEEDN